Part of the Candidatus Omnitrophota bacterium genome is shown below.
GACCGAATCAACCGAATGAATAAAGTCAAATATTTTTAAGGCCTCTTTTACTTTATTTGACTGCAAGTGGCCGATCATATGCCAGGTTAGACCGGAAAATTGTTCATATTTCCCCAAGGCTTCCTGCACCCTGTTCTCGCCGATATCTTTTAGGCCAAAACTCGTTGCTTCTTGAATTTGGAGAAAAGATCTGCCTTTGGTTACGCAGATTACGGTAATCTTATCAGGATCAACCTTAATCTTTGCGCAAGCCTGCCCGATACGCTGCCTGACTCTCTCGATATTCTCTTTAATCATAGATTAGATTAATATATTATACACAATAACCTAGGAGGGTCAATTAAAACAAAATGGATAGCGGGTCCTGCCTTAAGCGTCTGCCTTGTCTTGTTTTCTCGCAGGGACGCTTGTTTGCCCCTGCGCGGCAAACTGCGCTCGGGTTTCGGCCTCGCTCTGCCGGAGCATTTATTGTGGGCAGCCGTGCCCGCTCGGCCTGCAAACGCCCTGCTCGAAATCAAGCCAAGCCATCCGCTGATAATATATATAAATGACACTGACAAGTTTCGCAGCGAATGTCGATTTTATGAATATTATCAAGATTTCCGGCTTTTGCTGGAGGAGCATTAGAAATTTTTCGGCAGTTGTGTGCAAGGAATTACGGCGAGTGCAGGCAATACCTTTATACGTAAGGAACACTGCGCTGCCGGAACAAGCCGTAAACCGCAGCACACGGCGAAAAATTTCAGCGACGGAAGCAAAAGACGGAAAGCTTGGGAAAAACTAGAAATATTCCTGGTAAACTTCTTTGAAACGGTTTACCGCTTTAAAAAAGAGGTTTTTGGCAGGCTTAACTAAAGGCGAACTCCCTACGGTCTTGTTTTCTAAATCTTCACAGACCATCCCCAGGCAAGTCAGATAAGTCAGATATCTTTGTCCGGCTAAATCATTATTTTCTTTGACTAACGCGGCGATCTCCGGATTCCTGATCCGGCCGAGCTTAACCGGAATACCCGTTAAGCTCTCCATCATCTCGATAAATCCATCCGTCAGAAGCGTTTTACCGGCCATAATAAAGTGATCAATTTCATGCAAGGCCACCTTTTTCTCTATGATTTCCTTAATCTGCGCGCAGACCAGGCGGCCGGAGTTGGTAGTCATTAAAGCTACATCGCGCTGTTTTAGAGGTTTATAGAATTCATCTTTCTTGACCAAAATTTCTTTATTTTCCGCAATACTGCCGGCATCGCCGATAATCCCGTAAGAACGCTTGATATCTTCTGCCAGCTCAAAATTAATTTTTAATCCTTCCGAGAGCTGGGCCGTCATGCTGTTTCCCCCTAATGCCAAAATCTGGATATCCTGCAAGAGCCCGTCTTTAAAGATAAGCAGTTCTGTAACATCGCTTCCCACATCGCAAAACACGCTTAACCCTTTTTTTTCTTCTCTGCCAAACACTGCTTGGCTAGTGGCTAGCCCCGAAAAAGAAAGATTCCTGATCTCATAACCAACCTGGCTTATCACCCGGCTTAAGCTCTGCAAAGAAGAAATCCTGGCGCAGACCAGATATAGATCTACCTCCAGCCTGTGGCTGTATAAACCAATAGGATTAATAACATTACTTTTGGAATCAATGGTATAGCTGGAAGGAATTACGTGGATTATCTCCTCCTCTAAGCTGGAACCAAGGATGCGCGCCTGTTCATTAGCGCTGGCTATATCCGTTGAGGTAATCACCTTATTGCCGCGTTCGGCAAGCGGGATAATCGCGTGGCTATGCTTGGTTAAGATATCCTTTCCGGAGAAATTAGCATGAATATACTTGATCCTCAATCCAGATTTAGTTTTCAGGCTCTTCATAATTTTTGTCAGGCAAACCACTAACTGCGTGGCATCAACAATCACCCCTTCTTTAACCCCGGAGGATGGCATAACCTCAAAAAAAATATCCTCTATCCGGCTTTTCTTTATCTTAGCCAGGCAACCCGCGATTTTATTTGAACCGATGTCTATTGCGCAAATATAATTATTGTTTAACATTGTTAAGCTTTATTACCGGCTCCTTAAACCGAAGGTCAATATACTTTATATTGCCCCATTCTTTACGCGCCTGGATAACCAAGCCGCCTAAGATTATCATTTTCTGCCTGATATTATTTTCTCCCGTGCGCACCTCAAAACCAATCCACTCTGCTTGAGCAACGGGTTTTGTATAATCGGCCAACTGCTTGGGCAGAAGAATAAAAAAGCCCGCGCTCTGCAGATCCGCCACATCAATTCTTATTAAGGTAAAACCCTGAAAAGCTTTATTAACTTTAAATTCCTTAACTATACTTAAAGCCAAATCAAGTTCAGCCCTTTTATATCTTGTCCCCGGCTTAGGGGCAAATATCTTTGTTTCTAAGCCATAGATAACCGGCAGCCCTGCTTCCTCAATGGCCGCGTTTGAGTAGAATAACACCCCCTGCTCATCGATGGCAAAATCTTTATAGAATTTAACCAAGGCAGCAGGCTTGCGCTTCAAAAAATCCACAAATACGCAGTTGGGAAGTACCCGGGCAAACCTAACCTTGCGGCAATCCGGGCAGCTTAAAGCAGCCCTGTGGGATTCACCGTTTAGATCCAGGCTAAAAATGTTCCTGCCTTTTAAATAATCAAATGACTTCTCGGAATTCCTGACGACAACCTGCCTAACGGCAAAAAAATCTGAAGTAGTTAAAGCTTTACAAATATATCCTATTATAAAAGAGAAGGCAAGTAAAATTATTGCCAAGGATATAATAATCTTTACAGGAAAATTAAACCTTCGCTTTTTCATAACCTAATTCCAAAAGCTTAATACAAAGCCGGTTAAAATCTATACCGATGATTTTGGCAGCCTTGGGTAAAAGGCTGGTCGCCGTCATCCCCGGTATGGTATTGACCTCCAGGACGTAAGGCAAACCGTCTTTACTCAATATAATATCCGTGCGTGAGCAGCCAAAACAACCCAGAAGTTTATGTGCCGCTAAAGCCGCTTGCTGGACTTTTCCGGCAATATCCTCCTCTAAATGAGCAGGGATGATATACTCCGTTAATCCCGCCTGATATTTAGCTTCAAAATCAAAAAATTTATTTTTGGGGATAATTTCGATCACCGGCAAAGCCGCTTCATCCAAAACCCCCACCGTAAGTTCTCTTCCAAATATGTACTCCTCGATAATTATGCGTTCATCAAACTCAAAAGCCAGATCAATAGCCGCAGATATCCCTTCATCACGCTCAACCAGTGAGAGCCCGATACTTGAACCGTGATTAGCCGGCTTAACTACTAGAGGCAGCCCCAGATCGTTTTCATAAACCCTGTTTTTCCGATAAACCGATTTCTCTAAAAAACGGGATTTAGGCACGCATAGCCCGCCGTCTTTGAATTTTCTTAGCGAACTGATCTTGTCCATGGCTAGCCGGCTGGCCGCGACTCCTGAAGCGGTGTAAGGTAAATTCATTTTTTCCAGGATCTCCTGGATTGAACCGTCTTCTCCAAAACGGCCATGCAAAGCAATGAATACGGAATTTAAATTATGGCTCTTAAGCCGCCGGATATTCTCTTCCACATTATCGGTAGTTATATCAATGCCTACCGCCGCTACTCCCGACTCAAGCAGCGCGGATAATACGGCCTCACCGCTTTTCAAAGAGATCCCCCTCTCTGAAGAAGGCCCCCCCATTAAAACCCCGACTCTGCCAAAATCCTTTATCTCCATATTTTTATCTCTGGCTGCAGGTTAATTTTAAATCTTTCCCTGACTTTCCTTCGCATTAAATCCATAAGCGACAAAACATCGCTGCTCTTTGCCTTGCCTGAGTTTAAAATAAAATTCGCATGGGCCCTGGAAATTAAAGCTGCGCCTTTTGTTTTTCCTTTTAATCCGCAGGCATCAATAAGCCTCCCCGCCGGATTTTTAGCCGGATTTTTAAAGATACAGCCGGCATTGGGCAGGCTGTTGTTCTGGGTTTTACCGCGCCTTAAAAGATATTCTTTGATTTTAAGGGCGATCTTATCTTTATCTGCGGCGTGTAATTTAAGTTTTGCCGAAAGAATAATATACTTATTTAAATTAGATTTACGGTAAGCAAACCGCAAATTTCTGCCGGCCAGAAGCTTTGGCCTGCCATTATAATCTAAGACCGATACTTCTTCCACCCGCTCCCCGATTGACCTGCCCCAGGCTCCGGCATTACCAGCCAATACCCCTCCCAGTGTTCCGGGAATTCCGGCAAGAAACTCTAAACCGGACAGGCCTTTATCTTTAGCAAATAAAATCAACTGATTTAATTTTAAACCGCTTCCGGCGGTTATGCAAGTGCCTTTATGATCTAGGCGTTGAAAATCCCGGCCGCTTAACTTAATTACCATCCCATCTACTCCGGAATCGCTGGCTAAAATATTACTGCCTCCTCCTAATATGAAAACTTTTACTCCCGCCTTCTTGGCGCAGGCCAAGGCCTCTTGTAAACTTTTAAGATCCCTTGGCTCAAAGAAAAATTTGGCTGGCCCGCCAATCTTAAAACTCGTAAAAGCAGCCAGGCTTATTTTAGTTTTTATTTTTTTATTTAAGTTTTTCGGCCAGAGCATCGGAAACCTTTACAATATCCCCTGCGCCCAGGGTAATCACCAGATCATTCTCCCGAATGATCCCTAAAAGATGGTCGAGAATATCTTCCTTAGGCAAATACAAGACTTCTTTATCTTTGGCGTGTTCCTTTATTTTTTCCATTAACTTCCGGGCGGCTACACCTTCTATAGGCTGTTCGCTGGCCGCGTAAATATCCGTGATAATCAGGTAATCCGACTGGTCAAAAGATTTGGCAAAATCATTTAGAAGCAGCTGCGTACGGGTATAACGATGCGGCTGGAAGATAACGATCTTGCGCCCGGCCTTGAGATTAGCGATTGCCGCCAAAGTAGCTTTTATCTCCGAAGGATGGTGGGCATAATCATCGATCACCAGGTATTTATCGCTCTTAAATTTTGTCTCAAGCCTGCGGCTTGCCCCTTTATACCCTTTTAGAGTCCTGCGGATACACTCTAAATCAATACCCAATTCCATCCCTAAACCGATTACCGCCAAAGAATTTGAAATATTATGTTCACCGCCCAAGGCCAGATGAAAACGGGAAACAAATTTATCTTTAAAATAACAATCAAAATCTGAAAGTAAACCGGTAAAGGAAATGTTCTTGGCGTTTATATCAGCTCCGCTATTTAGGCCAAACGATAAATGTTTGCCTTTATAAATACTCAGCATCTTTAAAAGATTGGGATCATCGGAACAGGCAAAAACACAGCCCCCTTTCTGAGTACGTTCTATAAAAGACTTAAAGGCCTTCAATTCATTATCGAAATTATGGTAATAATCCAGGTGTTCCCGGTCGATATTGGTAATAATTGAATACTTGGGCGTATAATTTAAGAATGAACCATCG
Proteins encoded:
- a CDS encoding D-alanine--D-alanine ligase; protein product: MEIKDFGRVGVLMGGPSSERGISLKSGEAVLSALLESGVAAVGIDITTDNVEENIRRLKSHNLNSVFIALHGRFGEDGSIQEILEKMNLPYTASGVAASRLAMDKISSLRKFKDGGLCVPKSRFLEKSVYRKNRVYENDLGLPLVVKPANHGSSIGLSLVERDEGISAAIDLAFEFDERIIIEEYIFGRELTVGVLDEAALPVIEIIPKNKFFDFEAKYQAGLTEYIIPAHLEEDIAGKVQQAALAAHKLLGCFGCSRTDIILSKDGLPYVLEVNTIPGMTATSLLPKAAKIIGIDFNRLCIKLLELGYEKAKV
- the murC gene encoding UDP-N-acetylmuramate--L-alanine ligase encodes the protein MKDYYHFIGIGGIGMSGIARLMLKSGYKVSGSDLKENRITDELKSLGAKISIGHNASNITGQDVLVYSSAIRQDNPEILRAKALGIPLIKRAQALAGLMRGKTAITVAGSHGKTTTTSLVSYMLLEAGLNPTVVIGGILNNIDTNACLGDGDFFVAEADESDGSFLNYTPKYSIITNIDREHLDYYHNFDNELKAFKSFIERTQKGGCVFACSDDPNLLKMLSIYKGKHLSFGLNSGADINAKNISFTGLLSDFDCYFKDKFVSRFHLALGGEHNISNSLAVIGLGMELGIDLECIRRTLKGYKGASRRLETKFKSDKYLVIDDYAHHPSEIKATLAAIANLKAGRKIVIFQPHRYTRTQLLLNDFAKSFDQSDYLIITDIYAASEQPIEGVAARKLMEKIKEHAKDKEVLYLPKEDILDHLLGIIRENDLVITLGAGDIVKVSDALAEKLK
- the murB gene encoding UDP-N-acetylmuramate dehydrogenase, which gives rise to MLWPKNLNKKIKTKISLAAFTSFKIGGPAKFFFEPRDLKSLQEALACAKKAGVKVFILGGGSNILASDSGVDGMVIKLSGRDFQRLDHKGTCITAGSGLKLNQLILFAKDKGLSGLEFLAGIPGTLGGVLAGNAGAWGRSIGERVEEVSVLDYNGRPKLLAGRNLRFAYRKSNLNKYIILSAKLKLHAADKDKIALKIKEYLLRRGKTQNNSLPNAGCIFKNPAKNPAGRLIDACGLKGKTKGAALISRAHANFILNSGKAKSSDVLSLMDLMRRKVRERFKINLQPEIKIWR
- the ftsA gene encoding cell division protein FtsA; translated protein: MLNNNYICAIDIGSNKIAGCLAKIKKSRIEDIFFEVMPSSGVKEGVIVDATQLVVCLTKIMKSLKTKSGLRIKYIHANFSGKDILTKHSHAIIPLAERGNKVITSTDIASANEQARILGSSLEEEIIHVIPSSYTIDSKSNVINPIGLYSHRLEVDLYLVCARISSLQSLSRVISQVGYEIRNLSFSGLATSQAVFGREEKKGLSVFCDVGSDVTELLIFKDGLLQDIQILALGGNSMTAQLSEGLKINFELAEDIKRSYGIIGDAGSIAENKEILVKKDEFYKPLKQRDVALMTTNSGRLVCAQIKEIIEKKVALHEIDHFIMAGKTLLTDGFIEMMESLTGIPVKLGRIRNPEIAALVKENNDLAGQRYLTYLTCLGMVCEDLENKTVGSSPLVKPAKNLFFKAVNRFKEVYQEYF